In the Pontibacillus sp. HMF3514 genome, ATAAACGGAAACGCGGATTTTATCCTATGGTGCATACAAAAAACCGATCGATTTATCGATCGGTTTTATACATGCTTTTATTCATTAATGAGGCTTAAAAACTTTTTTAAGACCAACTAAACTTATGTGAATTATTATGAATAATGTGTTTAATCTTACATTGTATAGAATCCAAATGTCAATTTAAACGTATTAATTGTATTATGAGGGTTTTGACGAAAAATATGATGGGATAAGGGGGTTGCTAAAATGTAGAAGGTTTAAGACTTTACCGAATGGGAAAGAAGTACATAGGAAATAATGTGTTTTCCATGATTGAAAAGGGAATGTTTTATATAATAGAGATGCAAAGTAGATTAAAGTGGTAGGTGATAAAATGATTAACGTTCTTTTTGTATGTTTAGGTAACATTTGTCGGTCTCCAATGGCGGAAGGAATTTTCCGTGACCGTGTTGAAAAAGCAGGATTGTCAGATAAAATCAATGTGGATTCAGCAGGAACGGGAGATTATCACTTAGGAAAACCACCTCATGCAGAAACACGTGGTATCTTAGGGAAAGCTGAAATATCTTCTGAAGGGATGCGCGCCCGTCAGGTCCAGCAAAGTGATTGGGATGAGTTTGATTACATTGTGGCGATGGACCGTGAGAACATGAGAGACTTAAAAGGTTTTCGAGCAGCGCATGATGATATAACCGTGGTTAAGATTATGGATTATGTAGAATCCGTTGAAGAAGAGGATGTTCCAGATCCTTATTTCACAGGTAACTTTGATTATGTATATAACTTATTAACTGAAGGCTGTGACAATTTACTGTCTGAAATCAAACAAGTTAATCAATTACAATAGGAGGGGAACAACCATGGGAGAAAGTAAGATGCTAAAAGGGCTTGCAATTGGTGCTTTTGCAGGAATGGCTTTATCATTAATTGATGGTCCTACCCGAAAGAAAACCGTTCATTGTTTAAAGCAATCAGGAAGTCATGCAAAAGGATATGCAAAAAATCCATCACATGCTATACAAGATTTACGCATAAAATATGAACAATGGAGCTATACATTAGATAGTCAAATTAAAAATGTCCTTGATACGCTGAATCAAATGGAAGGTTACTTATCTAAGGTTGAACAAATAGATGAAGAGCCTCCTAAACAGCTAGAAGGTCCACCAAAACAGTTACAAGGATAAGTATCGACAGGTGGGAGTACTTTGCGAAAAGCATTGAGGTTTGGAAAGGATTTTATTAAACGATTTTCAGAGCATGATGTAGTAGGCTTATCCGCACAATTAGCCTACTTCTTTTTGCTAGCTATTTTTCCGTTTATGATCTTCCTTGTGGCTCTTATGGGATATATTCCAATTCCGTATGATTTCCAGATTACTCTAACGCGCTATATGCCCGAAAAAGCATTAGAGTTGTTTAATGAAAATCTAAATACGAAAAGTGGAGGACTATTATCCATTGGGCTAATTGGTACAATATGGTCTGCCTCAAATGGGATAAATGCGATTATTAAAGCATTTAATCGGGCTTACGAGGTGGAAGAGGATCGTTCTTTTATCAAAACGCGACTTATTGCTATAGTACTAACCGTTGCCATGGTTATTGTCATTATTGTGGCATTACTACTACCCGTATTTGGTAAAGCGATTGGATTGTATATCTTTTCATGGTTCGGTGTATCGGATGAGTTTTTAGCTGTATGGGGAGCGTTACGATGGGTTGTATCCTCCATCATCATCTTGTTTGTACTCATATCTTTATACATTCTTGCACCAAACCGACATGTTAATGTAAAACAAGCCTTTTTTGGCTCATTGTTTGCAACGGTTGCATGGCAAGTTGCCTCACTTATCTTTTCGTTTTATGTCAATATTAGCGCAATGACCTATTCAGCTACATATGGAAGCCTTGGTGGCGTCATTATTCTAATGATTTGGTTTTACCTTACTGGAATGATTATCATTTTGGGTGGCGAGGTAAATGCTATGCTTAAAGAACGAAGAGTTTTCCTTTCTTAGTGCGCTATCCAAAGGTTGGTATTCATATTAGACCAAGGTCGAGGACAAAATATGCCTGTACCAACCAAAAGGGAGGCACTACGTATGGCGAATAATAAACGTAACAATAAGCATAGTCATGATAAAAAGCAAAAAGCTAAAAACGAATCTAAGCATAAAACAAGCGGCTCAGCGAATAAAAAGAATCAATATCATTAATAGAAAAGGTCCAGACATTGGCGTCTGGACCTTTTAAAGCTTATAATAAATAGGTTAAACCAACTAAGCATACATATGAGTTCCAAATGATATGAGCCACAATGGGAACCATTACTGAATGGGTTTTTAAATATAAACCACCAAATACAAGGCCCATTGTGACACCTGCAAGTGGGTATTCTAAATGCATAAGTCCGAATACTGTGCTTGAGATGAACAATCCTAACCATGCCTTTGCATATTTAGCTTCGAAAAATCTAAGTAAAAATCCTCTGAAAAGGAATTCTTCTTTAATCGGTGTTAGTACAGCTGTAACGACAAACACGGCAATAAATTTGAGGGTTGTGAAATTCTCTGGTGTGAGTCCAAATAGCTGGTTCTGGTTACTTGGTGTTTCAAGTTTCAAAACGGAGAACACAAGGAATTGAGCCCCTAAGATAAGACCTAATCCAATTAAGATCCATACATATGTCATTCCTTTTTTCAGTGGTTCAAAGCTCATACTTTCAAGTGTGAAACGGCGAACGGACTTAAATAACAGAAAGGCAATGATGAACCCGATCGTATCTAAGTAAAGCATGAGATACGTCATACTCATAAAATCATTTTCTAATGAACTCGTCGGGTCTCCACCTGTTGAAACGAGTTTCGCAATCGTATAAACAAATCCAAATACTAAACCTAGAGCCAAAACAAATCCAAAATAAGAAAGCGGGAATAAAAAGAGTGAACGCTTTTTTAATGCTTTGGTACGGTAGCTTTCTGATGAATCTTCTGTAGGTATATGGTGCTCTGAATCTGGGGTGTTAGTATCATGGTATTGAGGTGTTGATGCATTCATTTTTTCTCCCCCCCTTAACTTACAAAATCCGACAAAATGGAACCTCTTCATTATATAAGGCTTGGAGAAAACTTTCCATACTCTTTAAGGAATTTAAAGAAAACTTGCCGATTGGCAAGCCTTGGCTTATACTTCATAATTTCAAAGTTTTCACAACGTCGAATTACTCCATTGCTAAAATTTCATACTGTCTTAACGTGCATAGAAAAAGCAGCCTGATTCAAGATCAAGCTGCTTCTTAGAGTATTATCTCAATAATCGTAGCCCATTTAAAATAACCAGTATCGTGCTACCTTCATGCCCAACTACACCTAATGGCATATTGAGTACCTGTAAGAAGTTCGAAATAATGAGGAGCATGATGACAGCGATTGAGAAAACTACATTCTGTTTAATAATTCGATTCATTTTTGTTGATAACGTTAGGGCATTTGCGATTTTCGGTAAATCGTTTTTCATTAATACTATATCTGCTGTTTCAAGCGCTACATCAGTTCCTTCTCCCATAGCTACACCGACATTCGCAGTAGCAAGTGCTGGTGCATCGTTAATTCCATCCCCAACCATACCAACTTGATCGAAGGATTCACGTAACAATTTGACTTCCTTAACTTTATCTTCAGGAAGGCATTCTGCTACATAATTATCAATTCCACATTCTTTAGCGATTGCTTTTGCTGTTGTCTCATGGTCACCTGTAAGCATAACCGTATAAATGCCAGCTTTTCTAAGTCTTTCGATCGCACGCTTTGTATCTTTTCGTACTGTATCTTTAAGGGCAATCAATCCCAAGATTCCTTGTTCATCAGATATAAAGGTGAGAGTTTTCCCTTCTGATGCTAATTGTTCAGCTAATCCATTCTCGAAAGCAAATGCTTGTTCTTTTCCGACAAAATCCGGCTTCCCAATTTTATATTGTTTGCCGTTCACTTTTGCTGTGACACCACTACCAGAGATATCTGTCATATCATACACTTCATGATGTTCTAATCCTTTTTCTTGACCGTAGCGCACAATCGCCTGGGCGAGAGGGTGATTCGATTCACGTTCAATAGACGTAACAATGCTTAACGTTTCTTCTTTTTCACCATCTCGGAAAAATGTATCTGTAACTACTGGTTTCCCATTTGTAAGTGTACCTGTTTTATCAAATGCGATTGCTTGAAGGTGGGAAAGGTTTTCTAAATGAACGCCACCTTTAAATAGGATTCCGTTTCGTGCCCCGTTTGAAATGGCTGACAGTGTTGCAGGCATGATAGATGCAACGAGAGCACAAGGTGAAGCTACAACGAGTAAAATCATTGCGCGATAAATGGTATCCTGCCAACTCCAGCCAAATGCGAAGTGAGGAAGGAACATCATGATGGCTACAACGACTAGAACAACTTTTACATAGGTTCCTTCAAATCGTTCAATAAAAAGCTGAGAAGGAGATTTTTCACTTTGAGCCGACTGGACAAGTTGAATGATCTTTTGGAATAGAGTTTCGTTTGAAGGCTTTGTAATCTCAACCGTAACACTTCCGTTGATGTTCATTGTCCCTGCAAAAACTTCTTCTCCATTTTCCTTTGAGACTGGAACGGATTCACCTGTGATTGCAGCTTCATCTAATGAAGTCTGCCCTTTAATGATGACACCATCAGAAGGGACTCGCTCACCAGCTTTAACTAAAATATGGTCTCCAACAGAAAGTTCAGATACGTGTACGGTTTCTTGGTTTTGCCCTGATACACGTAGAGCTTCTTCGGGTTGTATATCCATTAAAGAAGATATTTCACGCTGGCTTTTGTTCATCGTGTAGGTTTCTAAAGCGCCACTCATTGCAAAGATAAATATGAGTACAGCACCCTCAGTCCAATAGCCAATCGATGCAGCACCGATTGCTGCAAAAATCATGAGCATTTCAACATTTAAATCACGGTCTTCAATCGTTTCTTCGATACCTTCTTTTGCCTTAGCAAATCCACCTATTACAAAGCCAAGAATGTATAATCCGATTTTAGTAGGTTCACTAACGACATCTTCGGTGAGCCATGCGGTAAGTATGATGATTCCGCTAATGATCGCGGCTATTAACTCACCATGTTCTTTTATTTTTGAAAAAAGAGATGATTGTCGTTTCTTAGACTCGGTTATGTTTTGGTTTGGCTGAGAGCTTACTAGCTTCGCTTCCGATGACAATATTCTCAACTCCTTCTTTTTAATTGAGAATGATAATGAGTTTCATTTAGACCATTCTCGATATATGAATGTTATCATTACAGTGATAATCGTTATTAATTAGAATCATTTTAATTTAGTATATATTTTATATTAACAGATTGTTGCAGGAAGTCAAGTTGTAATGGTGGAGTCATTACTTTTATAAATCCTTATTATTATTTATTGAGTTTATTGAGTAGATAGGTTGAAAAGATACTGTGAGATTGCTATATTATTGAAGGTGTTTGGATTTATAACTACAAAGGAGAGAACATACATGACAAAACGTTTATGGTTATCCATACTTACAGTAGCGTTTGCTCTTGTCTTAACTGCTTGCGGTTCTGGTGAAGAAGCAGAAGGAAATGGGCAAACAGAAGATAAACAAACGACTTGGGACCAAGTAAAAGAAGAAGGTGAAATGGTCGTTGGAACATCTGGCACATTAGTTGCTACATCTTATTATCCAAAAGACTCTGACAAACTATCAGGCTATGACGTGGAAGTGATGCGCAAAGTTGGAGAAAAACTTGGCGTTGACATCAAGTTCCAGGAAATTGGCGTTGATGGATTATTCGCAGCTGTTAAAAGCGGACGTATTGATGCAGCGATTAACGATATCGAAGTAACTGAAGAGCGTAAGAAAAATTACAAATTCAGTGAACCTTATAAGTATTCCTTCACAACAATGGTCGTTCGTGCTGAAGACCACAGTGGTATTGAGTCTCTAGAAGACCTTGAAGGTAAAAAAGCTGGTGGAGGCGCAACTACAGTATTTAGTGATATTGCTCGTCACTTCGGTGCTGAAGTTGTAACATACGGAAATGCGAATAATGATGTGTACCTTCGTGATGTAGACAACGGTCGTACCGATGTTATTATTAATGACTATTACCTATCAAAATTAGGCCTAAACGCATTCCCACAGTTTGACTTAGTTCTACATCCAGACTTAAGAATGCATCCAACTGAGCAAGCTATTCTTTTAGGTAAAGAAGATTCTGAGTTACAAAAGAAAATTAACGAAGCTTTAGCTGAACTTCGTGAAGATGGCACACTTACTAAGATTTCTAAGAAGTTCTTCTTAGGTGAAGATGCTTCTACGAAACCAGAAGGTGACATTAAGAAAATCGAAGGCTTCGATAAGTAAGTGATTATAGACATCTACTGTTGCTGGGGCAATGGTAGATGTTTTTTCTAACGAGTAATGAAAATTTAAGTTATAGCGCTTAGGTGTCTAGCTCCAGCGCCCACCAACGAAGGGACTTCCCTCGCCTCCGTACGATAAGTCAACATCGATTCACTTTGTTAATCGTGTTTCCTTTACACGTTTGTAACATGAAATTTTAACAAGGAAGAAAATCGACGTAGTTAAAATTTCTAGGTGAAAGTACTACGGCAACTAAGCTTCTGTCTGCGCCTGTCGGCTTGCCATTCAGCAAGTTTGGTTAATCGTACTACGAGCTCAGTCCAGTCCCTTCGTTGCTAAACTGGCGCTTGCGCTTTTCCAAAAGAAGGGGCATTGATTATTATGTTTGAATTTTTCGGTGAACTTCAATTTGATCGACTATTTAACCCACAACTGGCATGGGAAAGCCTTCCCAAAGTGTTAGAAGGACTTCCGATGACCATTGCTATTTCCTTTTTAGGGATGGGGATGGGACTCTTGATTGGATTTTTCCTAGCATTAGGGCGTAGTTCCTCCAAGTTTTTCATTCGTTGGCCTTCTAGATTATATATTTCCTTTATGCGAGGGACGCCGATTCTAGTGTTTTTATTTATTTTATATTTCGGTCTACCATTTATGGGGTGGACTTTATCAGCCTTTACAGCTGCCGTTTTAGGATTCGGTCTGAATTCAGCAGCTTATATTGCTGAAGTTATTCGTGGGTCCATCAACAGTGTTCCAAGAGGGCAGTGGGAGTCTGCACGTGCGCTTGGACTATCCTTCTGGCAAACGTTGACATCAATCATTGTCCCACAAGCTACACGGGTATCACTGCCACCGTTGACAAATGTGTTTTTAGATCTTGTCAAAGCAACTTCACTAGCAGCTGTTATTTCCGTTCCTGAAATGTTACAAAAAGCTCAAATCGTAGTTGGTCGTACTGCAGACTCTATGACAATGTATATATTGGTTGCTTTAATTTACTGGCCAATTTGCGTTATTATTGCGTTCTTCCAAGAATATTTAGAAAATCGATTCGACTTTCATAGCACGAAAAAAAATCGACTCTTCTAGTGAGACTAGAAGAGTTTTATTATGAACAACTATACGCTATTCTTCAAAGATATCCTTGAAGTAAATCATGCCATTTCCTTCAACCTCACGTGAATAACCAAGGTCTTTCGTATGCTCAGTTAATGCTTCAAAGAGCTCATCCTCAGTGAGTTCAATATCTTCCTGTCGGTGTTGGTCTATTAGTAAAGCTGCTGCCCCTGAAACATGAGGTGTGGCCATAGAGGTGCCTGATAGTGTTGCATATCGCCCATTTAAATACGTTGAACGAATGCCTACTCCTGGTGCTACAAGGTCAATCTCATCATTTGTGTTTGTAAAGTCTGCCATCTTAGCATCGAAATCCACTGCACCAACCTGAACAACTTCGTCATAATAACCAGGGTAGAGTCTCTCTGGTGTTCTAGCATTTCCATCCCCTGAATTACCAGCTGCACATACCACTAAAATATCTTCTTTAACAGCATTTTTTATGGAACGGTGTAAGGAAGCATAATCTTTTTGTCCACCAAGAGACATAGAGATTACACCTACTTTTTCCTTGTTCGGACCTCTCCAACGTGTGGCATAACGGATAGCTTTAACCAGGTTTTGATAGGTTGTCGTTCCTTTATCATCCATTACCTTTAGAATTAATAACTTTGCTTTAGGAGCTACCCCTGCAACACCATGCCCATTTAAAGAGGCGGCTATTGTGCCTGCAACATGTGTGCCATGGCCATTTTTGTCTAATATATTACGAGGATTTCCTCCAGAAAAATTTCGACCTCCAATGATGGAGTCTCTTAAATCTGGATGGTTCACATCACATCCAGTATCAATTACTGCAATGACCGTATCGTTTCCATAAGTATCTTCTTCCCATTGGTTAGGAGCTCCGATCATCTCGACACCCTCAGGTATTTCATTTGTTTCTTCAAGGATCTCATCAATCTGATGTGGAATTAACTGAAATTTCGTCATTACCATTCCCCTTTTTATGAATGTAAATAAAGAGTTCTCTTCTTATTACATTCAAATTGCGGTGATTCGTGCTTGGAA is a window encoding:
- a CDS encoding low molecular weight protein-tyrosine-phosphatase yields the protein MINVLFVCLGNICRSPMAEGIFRDRVEKAGLSDKINVDSAGTGDYHLGKPPHAETRGILGKAEISSEGMRARQVQQSDWDEFDYIVAMDRENMRDLKGFRAAHDDITVVKIMDYVESVEEEDVPDPYFTGNFDYVYNLLTEGCDNLLSEIKQVNQLQ
- a CDS encoding YihY/virulence factor BrkB family protein gives rise to the protein MRKALRFGKDFIKRFSEHDVVGLSAQLAYFFLLAIFPFMIFLVALMGYIPIPYDFQITLTRYMPEKALELFNENLNTKSGGLLSIGLIGTIWSASNGINAIIKAFNRAYEVEEDRSFIKTRLIAIVLTVAMVIVIIVALLLPVFGKAIGLYIFSWFGVSDEFLAVWGALRWVVSSIIILFVLISLYILAPNRHVNVKQAFFGSLFATVAWQVASLIFSFYVNISAMTYSATYGSLGGVIILMIWFYLTGMIIILGGEVNAMLKERRVFLS
- a CDS encoding CPBP family intramembrane glutamic endopeptidase; the protein is MNASTPQYHDTNTPDSEHHIPTEDSSESYRTKALKKRSLFLFPLSYFGFVLALGLVFGFVYTIAKLVSTGGDPTSSLENDFMSMTYLMLYLDTIGFIIAFLLFKSVRRFTLESMSFEPLKKGMTYVWILIGLGLILGAQFLVFSVLKLETPSNQNQLFGLTPENFTTLKFIAVFVVTAVLTPIKEEFLFRGFLLRFFEAKYAKAWLGLFISSTVFGLMHLEYPLAGVTMGLVFGGLYLKTHSVMVPIVAHIIWNSYVCLVGLTYLL
- a CDS encoding heavy metal translocating P-type ATPase: MSSEAKLVSSQPNQNITESKKRQSSLFSKIKEHGELIAAIISGIIILTAWLTEDVVSEPTKIGLYILGFVIGGFAKAKEGIEETIEDRDLNVEMLMIFAAIGAASIGYWTEGAVLIFIFAMSGALETYTMNKSQREISSLMDIQPEEALRVSGQNQETVHVSELSVGDHILVKAGERVPSDGVIIKGQTSLDEAAITGESVPVSKENGEEVFAGTMNINGSVTVEITKPSNETLFQKIIQLVQSAQSEKSPSQLFIERFEGTYVKVVLVVVAIMMFLPHFAFGWSWQDTIYRAMILLVVASPCALVASIMPATLSAISNGARNGILFKGGVHLENLSHLQAIAFDKTGTLTNGKPVVTDTFFRDGEKEETLSIVTSIERESNHPLAQAIVRYGQEKGLEHHEVYDMTDISGSGVTAKVNGKQYKIGKPDFVGKEQAFAFENGLAEQLASEGKTLTFISDEQGILGLIALKDTVRKDTKRAIERLRKAGIYTVMLTGDHETTAKAIAKECGIDNYVAECLPEDKVKEVKLLRESFDQVGMVGDGINDAPALATANVGVAMGEGTDVALETADIVLMKNDLPKIANALTLSTKMNRIIKQNVVFSIAVIMLLIISNFLQVLNMPLGVVGHEGSTILVILNGLRLLR
- a CDS encoding transporter substrate-binding domain-containing protein, with the protein product MTKRLWLSILTVAFALVLTACGSGEEAEGNGQTEDKQTTWDQVKEEGEMVVGTSGTLVATSYYPKDSDKLSGYDVEVMRKVGEKLGVDIKFQEIGVDGLFAAVKSGRIDAAINDIEVTEERKKNYKFSEPYKYSFTTMVVRAEDHSGIESLEDLEGKKAGGGATTVFSDIARHFGAEVVTYGNANNDVYLRDVDNGRTDVIINDYYLSKLGLNAFPQFDLVLHPDLRMHPTEQAILLGKEDSELQKKINEALAELREDGTLTKISKKFFLGEDASTKPEGDIKKIEGFDK
- a CDS encoding amino acid ABC transporter permease; protein product: MFEFFGELQFDRLFNPQLAWESLPKVLEGLPMTIAISFLGMGMGLLIGFFLALGRSSSKFFIRWPSRLYISFMRGTPILVFLFILYFGLPFMGWTLSAFTAAVLGFGLNSAAYIAEVIRGSINSVPRGQWESARALGLSFWQTLTSIIVPQATRVSLPPLTNVFLDLVKATSLAAVISVPEMLQKAQIVVGRTADSMTMYILVALIYWPICVIIAFFQEYLENRFDFHSTKKNRLF
- a CDS encoding S8 family peptidase is translated as MTKFQLIPHQIDEILEETNEIPEGVEMIGAPNQWEEDTYGNDTVIAVIDTGCDVNHPDLRDSIIGGRNFSGGNPRNILDKNGHGTHVAGTIAASLNGHGVAGVAPKAKLLILKVMDDKGTTTYQNLVKAIRYATRWRGPNKEKVGVISMSLGGQKDYASLHRSIKNAVKEDILVVCAAGNSGDGNARTPERLYPGYYDEVVQVGAVDFDAKMADFTNTNDEIDLVAPGVGIRSTYLNGRYATLSGTSMATPHVSGAAALLIDQHRQEDIELTEDELFEALTEHTKDLGYSREVEGNGMIYFKDIFEE